gatttttcatttctttgaatgttaattgttaaacattgtttgtttatCAATTTAATCGTTAAATTTATGGTTTTGTTaatcaatttagggtttttggttaaattggtGGTAAATTTATAACTTTTGAGCTTCATATTTAATATCTTGGAATTTATTGGAGTTTTAATTGATTAGTGATTTAAGTTTGTAACATCATGTATTAACTTCTAAACATCATGTATTAGCTTCTAATTTGGTTAGTGAGTTTTTCTGGGATTATAGAATCAATATTTAGTAATAAACTCAAAGTTCTACATTATCAAGAAAAAGTTGATTATTTGTCAAATTTAATGAATCATTAAAAGTGGGCAATCGAACTAATATAGTATCTAGAGAACTAGTGGAGTTAACAGATGATTTGgttaaattagaagaaaaaactaaaaaaggaGATCTTATAGATTTAATTGGAGAGGAAATATTACTGATTATTATTCTGTCAAATGAGATGAATGTTAAAATAGACAAGTGTGGGCTGTTTTAAGCTAAGGGTGATGTGTTTATTTTGATCTAGTGCAATGAGCTAGTGAGTTCGGTGTAGCAAGTTCTGATATTACATTGGCTAGCCTGTTGGTGGATGGTGAGATTTCGCGCATCATTGCACTGAGTTGTCGCTGACTAGTATCTGGTTGCTTAGTGTATAATCTGCTCATATGATGACATGCTAAATGTGTTGCCAATGATACGTTTTGTCCAAACTACTGGTGGTGCTATGATCATAGTTCTATTGAAATTGTTGATTTGTTGATAAGCATGATCTATACATACGACTCATTGCTACTGACGGATGATGCTGGATTGTCATGCTTTTTGAATCATAATGTTGATATAGGCATATAAAACTTTGTTCTTAGCCTAACTTTGATAGACTTTTTATAGGATAGTCCTAATTTTGTGATGTATATTCTTATAGTTTGAACTTCCTTTTAGGTGTATGACGGCACTAGCTTTAATCAAATGTTgttgaatgtaattttttttaatcgacatcacttgattttttttctagatCAGCCCCCACGTTACGTGAAGAGACGTACATAACTACAACCCTTTCCCGACGAAAACAGACTTAGAGGAGTATTTCTCCGTCAAGTGCTTGGCTAATCAATAATGGCGAAGACTAAGTACGTGAAACTACAAGGCAGCCAAAGCCTAAGGCTACGTTTGCTTCTCTCTACTCTTTCTTCAACTCCTATTCTTATCGATGATATTCGATCTAATCATACCATTCCTGGTCTTCGCCCCCATGAAGTCTCCTTTCTTCGTCTCATTGAAACTGTCTGTGATGATTGTACCGTTGAAATCAATGAAACTGGTACAGCTTTGTACTATCCTTGTCAATTCAAAAtagttctttttattttttattttttattttttttatttttcaatttgcgGCTGCAGGTACCAAATTGAAGTATAAACCTGGGATTATTATGGGTGGAAAACATTTGGTTCATGATTGTGGATTAAGTCGCTCAATCGGCTACTTTTTGGAACCATTGATTATTTTGGCTTTATTTGGGAAAAAGCCCCTTTCTATTAGGCTCAAAGGTAtatcttttttcatttatattaattgttttGGATGTTTTTTGCATTCAATTGAAGAGGTGCTAACTTGTAGGAGTGTAAACCTAGCCTCTTCTCTTGGTACCGAAGATGATTTTAGTCCAAGTACATAGTGAGAGGATGAGattaatttatacaatttgaGTGATGTAGTTTCGCTTTGTTTCTGTAATTATTACGTGATTGCTTTGGATTTGGACCGTGGTACTTCTTTACTGGGATGCTAGTGGATTTTAGAGTTTTGTATTCAccaattttaggggttttttaattttagttaattGTACTTTGAAATTTTGCATATCTGTTTGGTTATTCATTTTGCCTTATTATGAATGAATCGCATTGTCATCAATGCATTAATCAATTTAGAAGTCGGCTTCTCTGCTCCTGACCCGCTCCATTGAACGTGCCTAGTTTAGATTGACATTTTGAGATAACTAGTTGGTATGGAAGGAAACAAGTGAGGAAGTCTGTTGATTGTGTTCTTGCATATTGTTTTTCCATGTACTGTTTTACATAGTCTTTGTTTATTAGGAATTGTCGAACGTAGAAAAATTGATAGGTTAGCAAGAATCAGAgaatttaaagtaaatatttaaaatttcttcGGTTTATTACATGTAAAGCTTGTCTACTTCATTTTTTTAACTGGGTGGCAACACCATGCCCTTATTCTCAGCTTGAAACTTTTCTTGGAACTATATTGTCCGTTTCATCTCAATCATTCTGGTTAAAATTGGAATGACATAAACTATGTTCTCATTAGGTATAACTAATGATTCTAAGGATCCATCTGTTGATACCTTCCGGTCGACTACCTTGAACATTGTGAAACGTTTTGGAGTTCCTTCAGATGGTCTGGAGCTGAAAATTGAGAATCGTGGGTCACCTCCTTTAGGGGGTGGAGAGGTAGTGCTATCAGTACCAATTGTGCTGAGCAGTTTAACGGTATGTCTGCTTTACCTTCTATCTTTGTCTGAAAACTTAAGAAAATTGTGATTGATGCTCTTATATATTTCTTATTCATTCAGGCAGTAAACTGGGTTGATGAGGGAATGGTAAAGCGCATTAGAGGGGTGTCATTTTCTACTCGAGTATCAGCACAGTTTGAAAATACTATGATACATTCTGCTCGTGGGATTTTCAATCCCTTGCTTCCTGATGTGCACATCTTCACGGATCACAAGGCTGGTGTGCAAGCTGGAAAGTAAGGTTTAAAATCTCTTGCGTAAAATTTTTCCAATTCTTTTCTTGTGTCTATGCACTGTGCACATCATCACGGATCACATCTTTGAGATTATACCTTTGATGGTAAATTACACCTTTCCTCCAAAGTTTTACTCTAGTTGCGTTTGATTTACGATGATGAAACATTGGGAGACGTCTATCCTAAACTAGTAGTGCAGAGGTTCATGCTTTTTAATTGTGGTGACTAATTTCTGTCTTGCTATTTGAATTGATTCAGCTCCCCGGGTTTTGGGATTTCACTAGTTGCTGAAACCACTTCTGGTTGTTATCTTTCTGTTGATACTGCGGTCTCGTATCCACGAAAAGATATTGCTGAACTTGAAGACGAGGAAAAGGTAGATCTGAAGTCTTCTGAGGTTGTTGGTGTGGAAATTGCTTCCGCTTTACTTGGTGAAATTGAGCAGGGTGGAGTGGTGGATTCAACACATCAGGTTTGTGCTTACTGTGAATAATAGAATATTTAGGCTACTTATTGGTGAAGTGCTTCTGCTGTACTTTCTCATCATTGACATATAGACTGGTGGAATAGATTAGGGGGACAACCACTGATAGGAAACTTATAGATCATGTTACATTATCGCCCATGTTAGCTAGATTGGTATTGGAAAGAGTACCACTGATCACTTGCATTTGACATGTTAGCTAGATTTATTTTTAACCACTCTGTTTTCTAGCAATTCAAGTGGCAGTAGCTAATGTTGCTTAGAATAAATACATACTAAAACAGCAACTGCATTTTTGACTTTGTCGTTCATATTTTGGTTGTAACCTTGTATGTGTACGTCCAAAATGAATGGAGAACGAGAGTTTATGTGGACGGCCATGGAAATGATCTTTAAGTTTGTTTTGTCAACCTCAATCTTCTGGGAGTAAGACTTTGTAGTGTTGTGTATACTTTCTTGCATTGTTATAAGAGAGACGTAAGAAACAGTTCATGTCAGGAGCATTTTTGTATACTCAAAAAACTCGTGAACAAAACAAGGCAGCCCTGTAGTAGAGTAGTaattttgtttacttttttaATATTCCATCTAGTAAAGTAAAAGGTTTCCTTCTTTTTACATGTTTTGCAGGGCTTGTTATTTCTTCTTTGTGCTTTGTGCCCTCAAGATGTTTCAAAAATTCGTGTTGGGAAGCTTTCGCCTTATGGAATGAATGTGTTAAGGCTCATAAGGGATTTTTTGGGTGTGAAGTTTGCCATCAAACCCGATCCTTCAACTGGCACTGTTATTCTTAAATGCGTTGGATGTGGTCTTAAAAATCTCTCAAGAAAGCTTTCGTGATGTTTACCTACTCAATTTTACTCGAATCGCTTTCTTCTGGTGAAGTATCTGAATTGACAAGGGCATGCTTTTGTCAACTTGGGCAAGATTATGCAAGCAGCCTAGAATTTTTTGTAGTATCTAGTTTTTTCCGGTTTCTTCGACGAATTTCGGAGTTTGCACATAATTGATTGGGCCAATATATGTGTACAAGTTCCATTTTTTTAGTTTCCATGAACAACAGGCTACGAGACACTACATTACTTCAAAGGCATATGTGTAGGATTATAGTTAGcgtgtttttctttttttttttttttaataatcaaattattattgattttataaaatatagaaaaaagtTGATGCTATCTTATTGTGTGTGATTTTTGCAAATGTATTATCTACTTCCAATGTACACAGAAAATATTAGACCTGTTAATTTTTGATCCAACTTAAACTTAACGATTAAGTTTATTGGCTCTAGTTCAAAATGATCCGATTTGAAAAATGAGAAAGCATCGAGTCAAATTTAACCATGACATGAAAGTCGATAGTCATGATTAGTTTTCttaaatttgtcaattttctcagttatatattattttttgtcgCATAATTGGTTTGTTATTGTGAGTCAgggttgttatttttatttacataataTAAGATCATGAACtttattcatttatataattaataaaattgcaattgtaaaataattataagaaaaattacatATGGGTTGTTGATTAAAACTTTTTTCTTCTAACATTGAATTAGGATTTTAATTCTGAACACCTTAAAAAAATCAAGTTGTGAGTACTTAACTTTGTTAGGATTAGGGATGGTCATAAATACTAATGGTCCATAATGAGAAAATAAATGAGTTTGAGGCAAATGAATTTGGTGTTTGGTTTCATCTATGTTTCTTACTTTTGATGAGCTaaagatttaaagttttttaattttcgatTATAATAgattacaataaaattaatcaatatatcATGTgaaattgttatttatataaagTTGCACATGACGTTTGTTACAAAGGGTCTATCGAAAactatttttttgtaaattttatcattaataagggTAAAGTCGGATATATTCTACACCTTTGAAAATGCATCTAGGACCAACAATCGCACTCAATGCATTTTCTCCATACtcacactacaagaaaacttgtttttagcaacagaaaaagtcgttgctaaaaacctgatttcgttgctaaaaatgttttttgcaacgaattccattgttgcgggtacagccgtagctaaaggttttagcaacgactatggtggttgcaaaaggtatctgttttttgcaacgagatctattgttgcaaaaaaaatgtcgttgcaattccttcaaacgtttttagcaacaaaaaagctcgtTACCAAATTTCctgcatttttagctacaacaattttcgttgttaaatttctatttttcacaacaatttaagttgttgcaatacatgatagtcaatcttttgcaacgactttactgtaggaaaaacaataaagtaaaatctgttattaatgtttttagcaacaactattaccgttgcaaaaaacatataCATTTTTCGtaacaactattaccgttgcaaaaaacatataTCCAAGGTAGCTCCTAAATCTTCCATCTGGTCTAGGATTGTAAGAGCGAAATCAACCTTACCCGAGTGGATAAAAGCATCAAGTAGAAGCTTAAAGGTGGATGAATCGACAAGGACACCATCATGCTTCATGGCACTAAAAAGATAGTGCACCACATGATCATTAAGGTAGTTGCGACTCTTCGGATGACAAAGTAAACGAAGAATCTGAGAAAAAGTGTTTGCAGAGTGTCTATAACCTTTTTTTTCAGTGCACCAGTTGAAGAAATCAATCTTTTTTGCTGGGTCAAGGGAGTTTTTTCTAAGGACATGGAGAACAAGACTCTCAGAAACAGGTATGAAGTCAGCGTCAAGACTTTGCGTTCCAGATTGAGACAAAGCTTTAGTGATATGTGCTGCAAGGAGGACATTCCCGATTTCTAATGATTGAGTAGGGATGGATTTCGATTCCTTCAATCGACCAAAAGTGGAAGAGCAGAAAAAACGATAGCTCCTCCACGAAACAACTAAAAAAGTTTGCATCCCCAATCATTCTATATGCCAATTGAACCTAAAATCAAGATAAAATCCTCAAATTAATTGATCAAGAGTAAGACCTATGATAAAATCTTATACTTATTGAttataaacacataataaaCACCAATATCAACAATCAGATTTTGTCAGCCAAaactatgtatatatgtatagtaaaAAATGGGAAATAAGCCATTATCAGATTAAGCTATGATGAAATCGTGAAGGTAataactactactactactataaAAAAGGACATTTTTCTCAATTTACAACCAAATTTGTGATTATCAGTTCAAGAAGTGGTTTACTGAATCATTTTGAgcaagcatttcatcaaacaaatGGTGGGCATGCTCTAATTCATCATACAATGAACCCAAATTTTACTAACATTTCAAGAGAAAACTTAAGTTTGCAATTTAGCACCTCTGCTACAACTCAATAACTAAACATACAgataaataatttgatttttgtccCTCACCCAACATCAATTAAGCATATTCCAGTCCTTACTCTTGCAATAGACATTATAAGAAAGCCATGCATTATCTATAAAGATACCAACGACTATcaataaatcataaatgaaattACCCATTACAAGGAGGGAAAATGGAAACACATACCTTGAGTGATTCTCACCAAACCAACTTCACAAGTTTTCTGTTTCGTTGAAGATTGAACATATACTCCTATAAGAAAAGATATACCaggaagagaaggagaaagaggaagagagagaaagtagaAGGAAGAGTCAaagaagaaagagagagaaagtaaaGACCATAACCTCCAATTGACACAAGTTTTACTCTTATATATAGCCCTAAAAACTTGTGAGTTATTTCCCATAACTCAACTTTCCTCTGAAACAAAAGGTATTGCTTTAAAATCTTCAATTTCcctaaaaaattctatttggTTTCTCAATCGTCAGGCAATGTAATCACTTTGATGGATCTTGTTTATCTTTGATTTTGTACCCCCTTTTCCCCCTGACTTTTGTggtttaattttcattattatgcAGATGTTCATTGGCcattttgttaaaagatcccacCTTTTCTATCCGATCTTGCATAATTCTCAGGtataaatttcttataaatactcaaatttgtttattcataCACTGGATTCTTGACTGTAGCAAAAAAGTAGTAAGTTCTAAGTTACAAGTAAATGCTGAAAGCAGTGGCGGACCCAGCTAGGGTCAAGTGGGGGCAGTGGACCcccaatctgaaaaaaaaataaatgagttttttttaaaaaaaagaaaaagttactGTTGGCGACCATACTTCCCGTCGCTAAtcacctttaaaaaaaaaataaaaatatgtaaagaGGGCAGCGTGCTGGAGAAGCCAAAAACAAAAACGAACGCTAACCCTAAACCATTACTGCTGCATCACCATTactctctcttctctctctagTCTCGCCTCTTCCAGTCTTCCTTCTCCAAATCTCCACCGCCAACCGGCACCGGGCACCGGCCAAGTTTCTCCAGTCTTCCAGTCTAGCCTTCGACATTCGACAATCGACAGTAAACAGTTCGAGTGTTGTGTTCCAGTTCGACCTTCGATTAATCGATTCCCACTGCTTCCagcttcttcctcttcctcttcaatTCCATACTTCGATTCGAGCCTTCGACAATTCCATACTGTTCGAGCCTTCGATTCACTGACTGTTCGACTGTTCGAGCCTTCGtcgcttcctcttcctcttcaatTCCATACTTCGACAGTACACTTCGTCACTTGTGAGTTCCATGCTTCCGTTacttatttaattgttaatttgtaattgtaattgttaaattgtttaattgtttcatAGCTTCAttagttcattgttaatttgtttaattgttttgtttCATAATATCAATCTCTTGCCatttttctcttaattttcaAAAGATTTGAGTTATAATGACAAAGAAACCAATACCCAGTGTTATCAATGGAAATGAGTCATCTTTGATTCTTGATAGttaaattgtttgtttgttatcagttaaatatttagttaaattgtttgtttaattgaataatttgttTGGTTCATTGGTTGCAAGTTGTTACTTGATAGTTTGAATAATTAGATTGAATAATTGAGTCATATTTTAGAAGTATTGAGTCATAATTGAGTCATATTGAATACCAAGTGGTTTTAAGAATTCCCCTGCAAATTCTAGTGTTACATCAACTCCATTAAGGTTCTTTAAGCGCCCATCTCTCCCTCCTTCTCCAGCAAAGCACATTCGGGCTTTGTTGGCCCGAAGACATGGGTCTGTTAAGCCTAATGAGGCCTCAATCCCTGAAGGGAGTGAATGTGATATTGGATTGGATAAGAATTTTGGGTTTTCAAAACAATTTTTTGATCATTATGAATTTGGGGAAGAAGTAGGAAGAGGACATTTTGGGTATACTTGTGCTGGTAAAGGGAAGAAAGGTAGCTTAAAGGGGCAAGATGTTGCTGTCAAAGTCATCCCCAAAGCAAAGGTTCTTTTCTTTTtgctaatttttttgatttattttagtttcTTGTGTAGTTTTATTGAGTCTTGTGTGTTTTTTGTCATATAGATTTGTATGTCAATGAGGTTTGGGTTAATTTCTTGATCTGATTGCTGATTAGAAGTAttaattttgggtattttagaTTCCCTTTTGCCTAAATC
This Amaranthus tricolor cultivar Red isolate AtriRed21 chromosome 13, ASM2621246v1, whole genome shotgun sequence DNA region includes the following protein-coding sequences:
- the LOC130797686 gene encoding probable RNA 3'-terminal phosphate cyclase-like protein, with the translated sequence MAKTKYVKLQGSQSLRLRLLLSTLSSTPILIDDIRSNHTIPGLRPHEVSFLRLIETVCDDCTVEINETGTKLKYKPGIIMGGKHLVHDCGLSRSIGYFLEPLIILALFGKKPLSIRLKGITNDSKDPSVDTFRSTTLNIVKRFGVPSDGLELKIENRGSPPLGGGEVVLSVPIVLSSLTAVNWVDEGMVKRIRGVSFSTRVSAQFENTMIHSARGIFNPLLPDVHIFTDHKAGVQAGNSPGFGISLVAETTSGCYLSVDTAVSYPRKDIAELEDEEKVDLKSSEVVGVEIASALLGEIEQGGVVDSTHQGLLFLLCALCPQDVSKIRVGKLSPYGMNVLRLIRDFLGVKFAIKPDPSTGTVILKCVGCGLKNLSRKLS
- the LOC130797688 gene encoding pentatricopeptide repeat-containing protein At4g01570-like; protein product: MQTFLVVSWRSYRFFCSSTFGRLKESKSIPTQSLEIGNVLLAAHITKALSQSGTQSLDADFIPVSESLVLHVLRKNSLDPAKKIDFFNWCTEKKGYRHSANTFSQILRLLCHPKSRNYLNDHVVHYLFSAMKHDGVLVDSSTFKLLLDAFIHSGKVDFALTILDQMEDLGATLDICFLQR